In the Sebastes fasciatus isolate fSebFas1 chromosome 12, fSebFas1.pri, whole genome shotgun sequence genome, TCGAACGACAGTAAGATTAATGGAGAACAAATGAGAAATGTAATTTATAGTACATTTAATATAAGATTTTCAAACCGACTGATAGACATTAGTCTGAAACATCAGTACAGTAGGCCTAATTGAAATACACTATACTTTTGTGTACGTGGGGTTGCTTTTGGTCTGCTCCGTGGAGCCATGCATACAgtatttaaaaatgcatttgtaaCTGCGTAGGTAAATCGCACAAGCTTCAAACATGTGAGGTGTGTGCGtttatctctcttttttgtGAACATAGCGTGCCAAGCAAAGTTCATGTTCGTGTGTGACTGTGAGCAAGGCAGGTGCAAAAACCACAAGTTTGCAGAAGCAACAGGTGCACAGGAAAAGCAACTGTTGGAAACAGGAAAACATCTGCTTAGACACGATGCACCTGCTCTGAGCTGATGCAGAGGCGAGATGAGTTGCGGTCAAAGTGAGCATATAAAAGAAACGCAGTTAAAACGCTTCGGGGCTCACTTTCCTGATGCACCGGGAGGCTTTGTCTATATGGCTAAAAATACCTTTTGGCATTTCACACTTTGTgagataaattaatttaattcaattcaatttatttttatgtagcgtcaaatcataacagaagttatctcgagacgctttatatagagagcaggtcttagaccatacaccatagtttagagacccaacaggatccaccaagagcattgcaacgcgctgtggccagggaaactccccgtttagcgggtagaaacctagcgcagaaccgggctctgggtgggcggctaTCTGCCCAGACCGgttgggttgagagagagagagagagagagagagagagagggagagagggagagagaaagagagagagagagggggatggagggagagagagatagggagagagagagagagagagaaaccatagcaaccacaataatagcccagctgctgtaataactaatacaagtaggactaataacaaaaatcaatagcagtggatgtagtacgtccatgtatgttggtgtacgacgtccctgtgatcgatacCTGTGCGTTGGTTCCCACAGCACCAGCATGCtcgctgggagttcttgatgtttttggcagtgaccgagaagtctCATTAAGTTCATGGAAGCGTGGAATAGATAGAGACGTTTTTCTCTACTAGGCACACGTCTGCtttgacaaaagaaaaatctaaaacaaTCTATATTTAGGAGGTTTCAGCACctttactttttctttatttgaatTTTGCTGTGCTgaagttttaaaatgaaataatctCTTGATCGCCAGTTCTTGTTGACTTTTTTCCCTGAAGAGACTTTTTACACACAAAGAAGACTTGTCGTCAACACGAGGCGTCGCTCAGCCCCCGAGAGGTAAGTTCAGCGCTCTCCGCACAACGGCAAacattactgatataattaatACACAGACATAAATCACTAGGTAAAAGAGTCTAGGGTGCTGGTCCCTCCCCGACCAGGACCAGGTGTCCCGGCTCGGAGAGATTCATAACTGTTGAATTTTCTATAGGCTAGGGAGTTTAGCACAGACTTTCTGAGATGAAGTAAATACCCAGACCAGGCTGTTATGCTATTAAAGGGAGAATCAGTGAACAGAGTCAAAGACGTAACTTTATGTTTGATTGTTCGCTTTAAATAAATCTAACTGTAGGCCAGTAGTTTAAATAATAGAAGGGGCCACACTTCACCCTCTCGCCTTCCCTTGTCTCCTCTTTGGCGTTACATGTGGAGTTTACTTCAAGTGGAGAACGGAGCCGGCTAATAGCCGAGGAGGAGTTCAGATCGGGGTGCTATGATAACAACAGGACGTTCACAGTGAGAACTAACTGTTTCTCTTGGGAGCTACTGGCTCGCTAGCAACTGTGATACTGATCCTTGAGTGTTATGACGGCAGATTAATGAACGTGCCAGCAAGTAAATATCAGCTTGAACAAACAAAAGATCTTGTGGGATTTATTCACTACAACATTACAAGACTCCAATATCTCATATTGTGGCTTAAGCTTTCAGCAAAGTTACGGAGATACGGACAGCGCCACTCTGCCATTGCTGACCACATTGTGGTCAAAGGgggtactgtatacagtatcaTCAAATCCTGTAATCAAGATTCAAGCTCTCTGCTGCCATCTTGCATCTCTAGTTATCAAGTACAGCCCAGATACATCtaattttattagtttttctcAAATTGTATTTATGATTTGGTTGAAACCGTAATTATGATTTAatataaatcaaaatatttgtTTGGCCAAAGTCAAAAACTTACATTCACACAAAGTAAAaagattatttattatgaagaccataaactatttttttactttgttacaacttaatttttcattttggaaaaaaCTAATATTTACTATTACATCCAAGTAGAGTTTTACTTTggaataaactaattaaaatgctTTAATTTGTTACATGCCATTTATTACTTTGTTACAACTTAGAGTTTTACTTTGgattaacttaaaaaaatcaagttaATTTGTTACATCTAATTTTATTAAGTTTTCTCAAGTCAAATTTCTGATTCagtacaaacaaactaaaattttaatttaccttaatcaatatattttctttagttgcAAGCCAAAATGATACTTTATGTGTGTCAATATAATagcattttttgcttttttacaaCTTACATTTTCACATAAACAAAAGCTAGTAGAATTTTCACATAAGATCAaattcaaaaaacattttgttacagacaatttagtttagtttactaTTAATAAAGACAGGAATATTCTCTTCAAATACCTAAATGTTTATTGtgatgtctttttaaaatatgcatcaccttttctgttatgtactaaaaaaaagaaaagaaaaaaaaacccaaaaaggAAACCCACAATGAATTGTGCGGCCAATAAAGCTAGCAAGTATACTCAACACTTGAGGAAAAATACATAGTAactataaaatcaaataaatcatgatcttttcaatgttttttaAACCTTATGCAACCTTTCTGTAACCTTAACCACAGATATCTTAACATGTGAAACGGGTTTGTACATCTCTCCTTTAGAACCTGAGATATGTAATGTAATAGCcattaagaaatgtaaaaatagatTCTAACAGTGTTAAAACTTGACTATCCTTTGATAAAATGACCAGAATGTATGAATGTCACATTATTTTGAACCATTACAAATGTGAGATCAAGAGacccaaaaaaacaaccaagGAAAAGTGCAGTTCAATTGCTGGGGGTGCAATCTATGAACAAAGCTTGCTCTTTTGTGCATAAGTCAGTTTAAGAACATTACCATTACTAGTACTGAATTGCTGGTCATTGTGAATTTAGCATTATTCACATTTCAGTGTTAATAACAGTGCCACAATATTTATACCACAGAAATAATTCTGTTAACAGGGAAAATCTGAAATTAAGGCCATCTATCTTTCAACTCTTCCACTCCTGATTCCTTTCCCATAATGTCCtgtctttgcagtgaaaaagtCTTGTCCATTTTGTCCTTTATCACTGCACAGTTGTTTCGCTTCTTCACATCACTTAAAAGTGACAGTCTCTGTTAGGTATGTCGTTGGcctttccacttttttttgctGGCAATGCATCCTCTGGAGCCAGTTTTGAATTaaagtctgtttctctctctcttatttacAATTAACAATGAAACTCTTCCATCATCTTGGAATGTATTTGAATACAAGctataaaacagaacaaaaaacatGCTGTATCCAAATGTCTTTCTTGATTGATCCAGTATTTAGAGCTTGACACTCAGACTGCACACTTTGCATGTCATTTTCTTTGGCTCTATCTCCatgaatattttctgtagtgCATCAAAAGTGTATTTGAGCTCACCTGGATAGCTCAAGTTTAGAGCATAGATGAAGCCAAATAACATGGCACATGCATGTGCGACCGATGGCAACTCATTAAGGACTTCCACACCTTCAAGAACAATCCCAATGTCATGTGGTGGCTGGAGaggatcctcctcctccctgatgACAAACACTGCCATTGTACACCTCTCAAGCTCGGTTTCAGCTTCATCCTTCTGCACAACCTgataaaaaacaagacatttatgagaaaatgattcTGATGAAACCACTGACTGATGTACCAATACAAGAAAATATCTATACAAACAATTCTCTCAATCAAATCTCAATAAAAAACTTAAATTGGGGTTCTAGTGATGCGAAAATGTTAATGACTTGCAAAGTCCAGCAGATTTAATGGCAGCTCCTCCAAATATTTTCCTCATAGCAAACATTTGACTTTATCGCAAGTAAAGCATTGGTACACGTATTAATAAAAGCTATACTATCCAAAAAGTTATAACATCTTAAATAGTACAATACAGTAGCATACATACTACTATAAGATTCACTATCATGTTAAAAGATACAACTGCCTTgtgtcttcatattttcattaatttcagAATCTTCAGACACTTTCCACAATCCAATATTTGGATATAATATCCATTTTATGTCCAGGCTTTTCGCTACTCCATCTgcacttctgctgctgctctgaagTGACAAATATTTCACACTGCAATTAAAATATCTTAATAGGTTCCAGCCAAATATAGCCACACTATATAGtgttttacaaaatataaaatataaaccaGCACAGAGACTTAAGTCGTTGTGTTAGAcatattcaatttaaaaaaaattgtgatgaTTAATGAACACTGGGGGGCAGAGAACTCCACAATAATTATACGCAGtcaaatgtacagtacatgaatgTACGATACGCTTGAGTATTTTTATAGGAACTGACACCATGTATATGAGCTTTAAAGTTTGAATATTCAATGTTTTATCTTGTGTATAGCTTAAGTGATTCATGCAAAACTACTTACCAGATACTCCTTGATAAGTTTGTCCACATCTTCCCCAAGGTACAGAATAAGGCACTTCAGCAGACACTCTCTTTTTGGATTCACCTCGAGGCTCTAGGTGagagcacaaacacacgcacataaTGCAAAACTATACTGTCCAATTTTTCAACTTGAAGATGCAACCTGAAGATTCAAACACTGCACAATGCAAAAATGGGAGTTACAGTAATTGTGATTTACAAATGCTTTGAGCAAACCAGTTAAAAGGCCTGTCAAACTGAGAAGACAAACGTAGTACATCTTCCAACGTGTAATCTAACTCCACAATCAAATGTGTTGACAAGATGAGCACTATTGCTTCTATTTACAATGTTACTATTTATGTGATATAAGGCAAATGTTTATGTATTGTATGTACCAGTACATACTTGATCAAGAACTTTCAGTATGTTCCGGGTCTTCTCCCTGACAACTCCTCCCTTGTTTCTGATGATGTCAATCAGCTTGCTGTGGTGCTTGTCCAAGGAAGCCAGGAATCGCGGTTGAAGTGGAACAGTTGTGATCCTCATGAATTCAGCATtgacctttaaaaaacaaaatagcaCATGCAAATGTTCTTGCATTACATGTTACATTACAGCTGTGTGGTGCATgagattttatttttgatatcaagggccaaaacatgcattttaaatTGGTTCGGCTCCATTTCTTAGCAGGTTTCTTATGATAGGGGATAATATTATTTACTATACAGGCCACCACTGAAGTTACTTACCTCATCCATTGTGAACAATGCAGGCCATCTCTCTTTCATCTCTTCCACTCCTGATTCCTTTCCCACAACGTCCTGTCTTCGTAGTGAAAAAGTCTTGTCCATTTTGTCCTTTATCACTGCACGGTTGTTTCGCTTCTTCACTTCGCTTAAAAGTGTCAGTCTCTCATTTTCTAATTTTTCAGGGGTCTCTCCAGTTGGAATGTCAGGTATGTGGTTGGCCTCTCCTCTCCTAGGTCTCTTTACTTTTTTTGCTGGCAATGCATCCTCTGGAGCTTTGGACTTCAATGAATTTGCAAGTAATTCAGAACACCCTGCTGAGTTCGGTAGTTGCACATTTTTGTCTTCAGTCGCTGCTTCCACCCGTAGCAACCGTTGTACGAACCAGGCTCAGAGAGGCATGGATGCTTCTTGATTAGTGTTTCGGCAATGTCACTGAAGTCAGCATCTGTTGGGTAGGCTTTGTACTTGAATATCTCTTCAGCTACCTTTTCCAGAATATCTGAATTTGTTTTTGAACTCAGTGTCAACCTTGTCTTGTTTGACCTATACACGGCATTTCCCTTTCCTAACTGCAGTTCAGTGTCATAGGAAAATGTTGGTATTGGAAATTCTCTTGGCCACATCTGAGTTCTTGTAGAGACAGTGCTGGAGGGTGTGGACAGGAGCTCTGTGTCATCTGATTGAGTTGACACTAAATCATCACAGAAAGTGAGAATAAATTCTTGGCTGCAATCATCAGTTATGGGGACGACCTTGACGGTTGCAAAATCCTCAAGTTCCGCAGTAGATGTCAAGTTCACTAGTGCATCTCCAAAGTCTCTGTCTTGGTACTGCAGTCTAAAATTCCCATTTAATCCACATACTTCCCTGACTTCATTCATAAGCTGCTCCATTGACTCTGGTATTCCATCAGGCAGAATTAGCTTCCTGATGTCATCAGGATTCAGAATAACTCGCAACTTGGCTGGCCTTTTCACGGCCATGGCAGCCCATCCAAAAGGATCTAGTAAAAGCAAGAATAAAAACAGTAGTGTTAGTTGGAGTTCAAAATCGGCCATTAACTTACATCTGATTCATATTCACAAATTCATTGATTCACAATTCTGGtgaaaagaagttatttttgatttgtgtttataattcttaaaatataataataaattaaacatgtaaaaatactGATATGAAGTGAACCTGCCAATAAATGTTCATACTGTCATGTAATTTCCACTGCATTACTAATTCAACTGAAATTATTGAAATTGCATTTATATACTACATTAGTAAGTTGGCCTATACATCTGTGGTAACTTATTCTCTAAAGTGCTGTATTTCTATTTTGGGTTTGTCATTcctatttaaacatacatgaaaatgatgttcactgTTGTTCATTTTGGGACTTACCAAATTCAGCAATGTGGCTAAACTGTGACCTTTTCATGAAACAACAGCAAACCTGTAAACACAAAGCAAAAGGTGAGATttcacatttagttttttgttggGATAGTTAACATTGTCCATAATTGTCACTACAGACTCTAATTTAATAATTAGGCCATAGACATAATGGTGGTATTACAGTATACTGCATTAACATTGACAAATGAGAGAATGTGATATGAATTCTTCCTCTTTAATCGATACTCACCGTCTAGTACTCAATCCATTCTCATCATTTTTGATTATGCTTAAAAAGAGTAAAAGTAATATTCATATGAGTTCACAATATTTATATTACAACATGTTGTTTCAAGAGCAAAAAGAGCAAAGTCACCATATAAACTAACGTATTCCTCTTAGCAAAACGGTAACTCtggattaaaaaatgtgtaggGCACAGAAAATTGTCATTCACCTGTCGTACTATCAATCCCTCCCTGTGTTGCTAATCTGAGCAGATTCACTGCTTGGAGGGTACCCTgatagagggaggtgggggtctgGAGGGTACCCTGATAGAGGGAGGTGGGAGTCTGGGGGGAGCTGCATGGTTTTTCTGGCCTTTTCAGACATGGGATACctaacttttaaaataaacgagGTTCCATGCAGTaaccagagagagagctgaGGCTGTAAACAGACCGGCTGTGGATGAGAGACGGCCGATGAACGTGCGTCACCTCTGTCAAATTACGTTTTGTTTGTTAAACACAAGTTTTAATAAATTGATTTCGTTTTTACTCCAAAGGTTTATGACACTTACAGTAACGTTCATTATGGTCGTCAATTCAGTAACGTTAAAGTGTCCGCGGAGTTTCACCTAGTCCTCCTCAcctggctctgctgctgctgcagctctctgtgtgtctctgtgtgtctctgtgtgtgagagcggcGGAGGAGCCCAGCCCCGCCCTGGTAGAAACATGTCCAGACCCGCCGGCCGTCTACCCTTCTCCCGGTCTCCCGGTCTCCCGGTATAACACAGCCATGCCTCTCCCGAGCACTTTTCTCATGTGAAGAAAATAACTTTAGCTAacaacattagcattagcattagctacAGTATTGACTTTGCACTTGTGAAACGTTGGTAAAGAAAGGTTTCTCTTTACATGAGACATTAAAGCAGATAACCTGGTTTAGCTAGTGTTAGCTAACAACCTCGCAAAATACAAGAGACAGTAAAATAGTTGTCCATCCTGCCACTAAACATAAATGTACACGGAAAACACACGTGcccctaaaaacaacacaaatagaATTCTTACCTTGTTTAAAAGAGTTTTCTTGAACAGCAGTCGTCCTCTCTGTTGAAGCGAGGTAATGGCTACAGCAAACTTCACGAAGGAGCGAGCTGATGTGACGTCATGTGGTCACGTGACATGAAAATCTCTGGTTTGAAGTGAAAATACTATTTGAGTTAAATTATTGCTTTACTTTACTCCAGGGGGAGTATTATTTGCTTTAAAgcaaagtgaaaaaaactgGTTTAAACCAGAAACCATGATTTTCAATTAGACCAATAtaaaaatgcactttaaatGAATGACACAGCCGTTGCACTTTTTTCAGTGTACAGGGTGctgcattaaagctgcagcttCAGTCCTAGAAACCCTGGAAGATGTGCTATTTAGATGTGATGGAAGTGTATTTCTTGGTAAACTGTGTGAAGATGATTCTTCTGTTTCTCTGGCTGCAGGGCTGCTTTTCTTTACATTGTCAAAGTATTTCGCAAATGATCCTGTTTTGAGgaatttcttcttctgtgtaaTGTTTTCTGCTCACGTTCAAGTTCTTATAGATGACCTGctcgcagacagacagagactcgCCCACACACTCAGTCAGAGCATTATAAATAAAGATAGTAAGCACATAAGCAGGAGCCTCACTTTCTCCCGGAAATAACACCCTCCTGTTTGTGTTGAGGTATCAGACACCATCCATCAAAGGGCGATCTGTGTTTCTATCAATAAAAACGCTCATGCATTTTTCAACATTCAAATACCTTGCAGCTCCGGGGACGGATGTTGCATTCCTGCCTGTCTGCCAGCTCTGCCACAACAAAAGAATGATTCATAAATATTAGAGTGCAGCATTCCCAGCCTCCTTTTCACTCAATGCTCCCTCTTGATTTACTGTAGAACTATAGAGTTAGTCATTTCTCTCACATGGGCTTTTTGGGGTTTTATAAActccctgcctgcctgctgcctCTGACACTTTCCCCCGAGGATCAGCCTGCATATATTTACCATTAGTTTACTAGCAGGTTATCCATTCAACAATGTGTCTCTGAAATAAGCTACAGAGATGCCTGTGGTGCACATAAATAGACAAACCCTTATACGTGTGTTGAAGTTGGAAAACAGTGCAGATAGAAAGCACTTGAGGAAAATTGGGCGACACAGATGATAGATCACACAGCATTTGCTCTTTGGCTGTTTAGCTACtgtgttttaaaatgattcatcTCTGCATCTCTGAAAGCTGAGtccattttttctttgtttgtgtgaATTTAATCACAACACAGACACAATCCTGGTCTCAGCATGACACCTCACTTCAATTCCTGTCTGAATTTGCAGATGCGGCCGACATTGTTATGGATctcctgtatttttttttttcagaatgatTATGATAAACGGATGTTTCTCTCCCCCGCCCATTTCCAACCTATTCATCACAGGGCCAATAAAAGATCACAACAGAGGCTTTTAAAGTGCCTCACAATGGAGGCAGCGGCACAGAACTCCTACATTTAGCCTCAAGGGTCTGATGACAAGGATAACACAAGGGCAAGATATTTCTATtccaacatacacacatactgtatataccctATCTTAtaagatataacacaatatacCATACAGCCCTGTCCTTttcatgtcactgatgatgacTTCTGGCAAGTCAATTCCTGTCTCATTTCATGAGGAATGGAGAGACAGACATATTGTGCTGCTGCTTGACGCctgggacacacagggaacgtcaggagtgcgtggcggctgcgtggcgtggtggctgcgtgattcatgcATCAGGTgctcacaccagctgcatttctgctgtgtttctgctgctgctgctgtcagctctttatttctacatagagtttgcctttcataatggccatttcatttcattataaatatcatttatatttatttcagacAAAGAAAGGTTAAggaacgtgtggtaatttgtaaataatagtaataatctaCAATTAAAACTcggtactatattcattcatggagctctccaagtcactgcatgttctacaacactgtccagcacatatttagaataaaagcattgtgttaacaaatgaaggaattatgtccacagaaaaaacgcttgagggcttttattttgaaatgaaagcaggaagtgttgatttaaaaataagtctttttcaggtaacgcagccgccacgcgctgctgacgttccttgTGTGTCCCGGGCTTGAGATGGTGATTGTAGTGTTATGTAGCGTTATTAATCTGCTCTATAAAAAAGCATAGAGcagattaataatcaatcattaattGATATCAAAATATGTATCTATAATTAATTACCCAAAATTATGAGTCATAAACCCATGAATTGTCATAAAAGGTGAAGGAGAGTGGTGAGACTCAGCTTCAAATATCACACACAATTAGTTTTAATATCAGACTTTACCCAGGTGCCACCCAGTTTTATAAAATCAGGGAAAAATTCACAATTTTATATTAATCAGTTGAATCTCATAATCTCAGGGTTGCTATGGAGTTCTTGGGCATGGTGAactgtgacacacacaaaatcaagtAACCAAGTTCTTTATAAAATGAAGTGTTTATTTgactaactaaataactaaactattAACAGAATAgaattaaataaaagataaaacaaaaggaaaaaggaataaaatgaataaagtatAATCAAAGGAATACAGGGAATACAATGATGAACACTCATGGATagaaacaaatcaaatgtgACCAGGTCAATTCAGTGACTAATGTCCTTCTGATTGGATTGGACATTTGCCTATCAACTAAATATAGTTTTGATATTAATGTACCATTCAGCAGCAGAAAGTTAAGAAGAACCAGGGAGGGTTGAGAAGTAGTTTCATCATATAAATTTAGCCGTGGTCTAATTCATGTTTAGAATTTACGGATGGTTTTCCTAATTTTTCTTGTGTTTAACATTGATTATCCATTTTTGTAAACTGaccttatttattaattgactATAAATCTGTTTATTAGTCTAGTCATCAAACTCTTCTGAAAATGCATTTATACATCCCCCTCACTGAGTAGGCTGGTGGATGGGGGGGTTGTGCTGTTTGGAGTAGAGTGGTGGCAGATTCTGTCTGGGGGGGAGCAAAAGGGACCAGCTCCAAGAGCAGAAGCACGCGAAGACTAGCTGACTTCTTCTTATCAGTTGAGAAAGGGGTGCGGCGTTTAGTTAGTGGGAAACAGCATTCTCCTCCCATCTGACAACTCTACTGATTCTTTCAGTTCAACTTCTTTTGCTGGATCAACACTAGCTCATTTGTTACACATTATTAATTCTTTCATATTTGTCACAAAGTGTGGATGAGAACAAAGAAGCAGACATGtggtgagtgtgtttgtgaccACAAAGGAATGTGTTGCACGTCATAAATCAAGAAGGCCTGGCCTGGTGTCTTCATTGCTTCTCTgagtctgacctttgacccataACTCAGAGAAAAACAGGGCCTGGGTCATAGATTGAGGGTTTGTCAACTCCATTAGTGCCGTAGGGGTCATGTAAGCAGTTTCTGGAAGAAGTTTAAGGATTGAGATATAGATggtcattgttttcattatcacaTTTCCTATTCTTCATCTTTCAGTCATCATTTGCTACATGATGGATGTGCTGGCAACatgctgattggtcagagacacacacaaaagcaaaaGTGAAATGCACACATGTAGAAGCTGTCACGTATATGAAAGGGGAACAAATGATGACATGGACATATTTCCACGGAAGGCAGCCAGCAGGTGTACATGCTGCACGTTACATGGTTCTTACTCAATATTATTTTATGTAAGCAAAATGCCCAGAGAGGCACTGATACAAGAACATGtgtttattttgtatgttttgatGCCATTCTCTAATAAGAGTTTCTAAGTTGTAAGTAATAgctgtattaaagggactgtttgtaagaatcagaaattggttgtaacagcgacacctgtggccgttaagtcaacgaaaatcagcgccctgttgctcgcgctcgcctgTGTGCAGGCGCTATCTGAATGTGAGCAACTTTGATGTTTTGATGCtcccgtgtagtttgtgttggagtctgagtctgaacagcgtagccacacgtgagcgcgcattgGACACccacccggattgatttatacgtgtaagaagttacaaacagtccctttaaccctctgagaccggCCCACAATCCCGACTGATCCAGACTACTGACCTTACAGTCTTTCAGGGGCTATATCAGGTTCAGTTTTAGTGCTAGACTGAAGGTACAGATAtaatatgaaagtagaaaaacctaaggaat is a window encoding:
- the LOC141779794 gene encoding uncharacterized protein LOC141779794, which codes for MDKTFSLRRQDVVGKESGVEEMKERWPALFTMDEVNAEFMRITTVPLQPRFLASLDKHHSKLIDIIRNKGGVVREKTRNILKVLDQSLEVNPKRECLLKCLILYLGEDVDKLIKEYLVVQKDEAETELERCTMAVFVIREEEDPLQPPHDIGIVLEGVEVLNELPSVAHACAMLFGFIYALNLSYPGELKYTFDALQKIFMEIEPKKMTCKVCSLSVKL